The Aythya fuligula isolate bAytFul2 chromosome 2, bAytFul2.pri, whole genome shotgun sequence genome contains a region encoding:
- the CXCR6 gene encoding C-X-C chemokine receptor type 6: MATADAVTFYYNFSAIDPNENGTENFYTFITIFLPCMYSFVFIFGLAGNALVFIILVFYEKLKTLTDIFLLNLAIADWIFLWTLPFWAYSAAQEWIFGTVACRIIRGLYNLNLYTSMLTLTSITFDRLIAITFATKAHMCQTKRLKWGKLICGLIWVISVAFATPQLIFSDVFTIDKTICLEKYPDHHTELVLEVIQVTLGYFIPMLTMIICYSLIIKTLLHARNFQKNKSLKKIFSVVAIFILTQSPYTFLRLMKIIDWSFNLDSNFDYAIVITEALAYFHGCLNPVMYFFMGVKFRKNFHKIIKSSRCFKQQVAVRQWHTTEDEGSRTYTVSNNADVTSMYPL, from the coding sequence ATGGCAACTGCAGATGCTGTTACCTTTTATTATAACTTCTCAGCCATTGATCCCAATGAAAATGGAACTGAgaatttttatacatttataacTATCTTTCTGCCCTGTATGTATtcgtttgtttttatctttggGCTAGCAGGAAATGCTCTGGTCTTTATCATACTGGTCTTCTATGAGAAACTGAAGACATTGacagatatatttttgttgaaCCTGGCTATAGCTGACTGGATCTTCCTTTGGACGCTGCCATTCTGGGCCTATTCTGCTGCTCAGGAGTGGATTTTTGGCACTGTGGCATGTCGAATTATACGGGGTCTGTACAATCTGAACTTGTACACTTCAATGTTAACTCTAACGTCTATCACCTTTGACAGGCTTATTGCTATTACTTTTGCCACCAAAGCACATATGTGTCAAACCAAACGACTGAAATGGGGCAAATTAATCTGCGGCTTGATCTGGGTGATTTCAGTAGCATTTGCCACACCACAGCTTATTTTTAGTGATGTGTTTACTATTGATAAGACAATATGCCTGGAAAAATACCCAGACCACCACACAGAATTGGTTCTTGAAGTTATTCAAGTGACCCTTGGTTACTTTATTCCCATGCTAACCATGATCATCTGCTACTCCCTAATTATTAAAACCTTACTGCATGCCAGGAACTTCCAAAAGAACaaatctctaaaaaaaatattttctgtagtggCCATATTTATTCTTACTCAGTCACCCTACACTTTCTTGAGACTGATGAAGATCATCGACTGGAGCTTCAACTTGGACAGCAACTTTGACTACGCAATCGTTATAACAGAAGCCCTTGCTTATTTCCATGGCTGTCTTAACCCTGTTATGTATTTCTTCATGGGGGTGAAATTCAGGAAGAACTtccataaaattattaaaagctCAAGGTGCTTTAAACAGCAAGTTGCTGTTAGACAGTGGCACACCACTGAAGACGAAGGCTCTAGAACTTATACTGTCTCAAATAATGCAGATGTGACAAGCATGTACCCTCTGTAA